The sequence ttagcTCATAATTCCCTCATTCTCCAACAAGTTGGAGTCACAGGAGCCATTCTCTTTGGGAATCATCTGCACATTATACACTTAGATATTACAGGTTATGACCTTCTTAAAAGTCCTACTTCCTACAGCTCCTGACTCTGCCTAATAATTGCTATGTGTGAGGGTAGTTGAGagtagaagaaaaagagagagaatgagagacaaGAAGCATATGATGGACTTCTCATTCacttctaaatttattttaattcatctaAGTGAACAATGCCTGCACCTAAGAAAATGGTCAGAAGAAATTCCAGCTTAGTGACTGAATTTGTTCTCTTGGGATTAACGGATCATCCAGATCTTCAGCCCATTCTTTTTGTGCTGTTCCTGGTGATCTACTTGATCACTGTTGGGGGGAACCTTGGGATGCTGGTCCTGATCAGGATAGATTCTCGCCTCCACACCCCTATGCACTTCTTTCTTGCCAGTCTGTCCTGCTTGGATTTGTGCTATTCCACTAATGTGACCCCCAAGATGTTGATGAACTTCTTATTAGAGAAAAAAACCATTTCCTATACTGCTTGTTTAGTCCAGTGCTATTTTTTCATTGCCATGGTGATTACTGAGTATTACATGTTAGCTGTAATGGCTTATGATAGGTACATGGCCATCTGTAACCCTTTGCTTTATAGCAGCAAGATGTCTAAAGGGGTCTGTATTCGCCTGATTGCTGGTCCATATGTCTATGGGTTCCTTAGTGGCCTGATGGAGACCATGTGGACACACCGCTTGACCTTCTGTGGCTCcaatatcattaatcatttttattgtgcTGACCCACCCCTCATCAGGCTCTCCTGTTCTGACACATTCATTAAGGAGACCTCCATGTTTGTGGTGGCAGGATTTAACCTCTCCAACTCCCTTCTCATAATCCTCATCTCCTACATCTTCATTCTCATTGCCATCCTGAAGATGCATTCTGCTGATGGTAGGCGCAAAGCTTTTTCCACCTGCGGGTCCCATCTGGTGGCAGTGACTGTGTTTTATGGGACCCTGTTCTGCATGTATGTTAGACCTCCCTCGGACAAGTCAGTGGAGCAGTCCAAGATCATTGCTGTTTTCTACACTTTTGTAAGCCCTATGTTGAACCCCATCATTTACAGTCTGAGGAACAAGGATGTGAAACAAGCTTTCCGGAAAGTGATCAGAAGAAATGTACTTTCGAAGTAAAATTACAGTGcatctttctttaaatattaaataaaagatatttatgAGAACTGGATACAACTTTAACTGCATTTACAGAAAAGTCAATTTTAAATCCATGATGAAAATCTATAGTCTAACAACAAAACAGTAAAGACATAGGTATAGAAGACTTACAGTTTTACACGTGACATGTGAGTGCATTGTGTGTAAAAGACTGGGCATTATACATGTCGATATGGGGGATCACTTCTCTTTCTTTACACACTTTGGTATTTGTAactttatatgtttattttacattataaaatttatacattCTCACAGTAAAACATTCCATCTCTAGAAGAATATACAGTGAAAGagtaaaatgtttccttttctctgccttacCCTGATCTTCCATTGTCACGTCTCAAAATTACTATTAACAATTCCTTACATTTCCAGAAAGCTTCCGTATATCCACAAACCAGTGTATGGTATGGCcgtatatgtataactgtatACACAAAACTGTTAATACACATGTTGACTATCATGAGCTAACTTTTAGTAGTTTTAATTCTGTATCATTTACTATGCAGGGGCTTTGATTTAATGGTTTAGAGGATGTGACCACAGCTGCTGTTGACCTGCTGTCACCTCTGGGAGACAGAACTTAGGATAACAGCCTCGTGTCCATGACTGACATCCATTTATTTCCCTCTACCTGTGACAGTAATTTTCAATAAGACGTCTTCCTCTTTAAGTCCTAACAGGAAACAAGAATCTtcaaataacttatttttcaGATATTAACTCGTGAAGCAGGCAGAGAATGGCTGGTACAAAGATTTAGGTCTTGCCTCAGAAGGAATTTTAGCTACTCTAGAGTTTATCAATAACATTCCAGTCTCCTAAAGCCTAAGATTTTCATGCCTTCTTTCATCTCTGCCTTCTAAACTATTTTCCAAGATGTGACGGG is a genomic window of Camelus bactrianus isolate YW-2024 breed Bactrian camel chromosome 10, ASM4877302v1, whole genome shotgun sequence containing:
- the LOC141578948 gene encoding olfactory receptor 5M5, whose protein sequence is MPAPKKMVRRNSSLVTEFVLLGLTDHPDLQPILFVLFLVIYLITVGGNLGMLVLIRIDSRLHTPMHFFLASLSCLDLCYSTNVTPKMLMNFLLEKKTISYTACLVQCYFFIAMVITEYYMLAVMAYDRYMAICNPLLYSSKMSKGVCIRLIAGPYVYGFLSGLMETMWTHRLTFCGSNIINHFYCADPPLIRLSCSDTFIKETSMFVVAGFNLSNSLLIILISYIFILIAILKMHSADGRRKAFSTCGSHLVAVTVFYGTLFCMYVRPPSDKSVEQSKIIAVFYTFVSPMLNPIIYSLRNKDVKQAFRKVIRRNVLSK